Proteins found in one Aneurinibacillus uraniidurans genomic segment:
- a CDS encoding ABC transporter substrate-binding protein — MRRAAVVCILFVFAMMMAGCGQGKQAANKQVKVGITQLAEHPALDSIRKGIVDQLAAEGYKDGSSMKLEYINAQNDMNNVAAIAGKMAADRKDIIIPITTPSAQAVVNQAKDTPVVFSAVTDPVAAKIVPSLNKPKANVTGTSDASPMDKQVELVNAFVPKLKNLGVIYTTGEVNSSVQVDMIENAAKAKGINVVRVGVTNSNEVKPGAESLAGKVDAILIPVDNNVVSSFESLLKAANAAKIPVFASDSDTVKRGAVATYGIDYYKLGKQTGVMAARVLRGEKPGDIPVETLKDVQLIVNTKAAQSFGLSIPEQLKKGAQIVK; from the coding sequence ATGAGAAGAGCAGCAGTTGTATGCATTCTGTTTGTATTCGCGATGATGATGGCAGGATGTGGTCAGGGAAAGCAGGCGGCGAATAAGCAAGTGAAAGTGGGCATTACCCAACTTGCTGAGCATCCGGCGCTTGACTCGATTCGCAAAGGCATTGTTGACCAGCTGGCAGCGGAAGGATACAAAGATGGTTCGTCCATGAAGCTTGAATACATTAACGCGCAGAACGACATGAACAATGTCGCGGCAATTGCCGGGAAGATGGCAGCGGATCGTAAGGATATCATTATCCCGATTACGACGCCGTCCGCGCAGGCTGTTGTTAACCAAGCGAAAGACACACCGGTTGTGTTCTCGGCTGTTACCGACCCGGTAGCGGCAAAGATTGTCCCATCACTTAATAAGCCAAAGGCAAATGTGACGGGTACATCAGATGCGTCTCCGATGGATAAGCAGGTAGAACTGGTGAACGCTTTTGTTCCGAAACTGAAAAACCTCGGTGTCATCTATACGACGGGTGAAGTGAATTCATCTGTTCAAGTTGACATGATCGAGAATGCAGCAAAGGCAAAAGGCATTAATGTTGTGCGTGTCGGCGTAACGAATTCAAACGAGGTAAAACCGGGTGCAGAATCGCTGGCTGGTAAGGTGGATGCGATTCTCATTCCGGTCGATAATAACGTAGTGTCTTCGTTTGAATCGCTGTTGAAGGCGGCTAATGCTGCGAAAATTCCAGTGTTTGCGTCTGATAGCGACACAGTGAAGCGCGGTGCGGTTGCGACGTACGGTATTGACTATTACAAGCTGGGCAAGCAGACAGGTGTTATGGCTGCGCGCGTGCTGCGCGGTGAGAAGCCAGGAGACATTCCGGTGGAGACACTAAAAGATGTTCAGTTGATTGTGAATACGAAAGCGGCGCAAAGCTTCGGCCTGTCTATCCCTGAGCAACTTAAAAAGGGAGCACAGATCGTTAAATAA
- the comER gene encoding late competence protein ComER, translated as MHIGFIGTGSMGGMLLEAFIESGAIAPNQIIASNRSPQKLAVLMQKHSGLHTGTNIHVAQKADIIFLCVKPLEYRTVLDEIGAYLTPQKLVLSITSSIGVKRLEAYSPAKIARIIPSITNTAHSGASLVTFGSRLTPADRMTLLKLITAISTPIEIEEEHTRISSDITSCGPAFFSFLMQRYIDCAVEETGILEEQATEMMTAMVIGMGRLLEDGRYSLPSLQAKVCVPGGVTGIGLNVLDKETKDTFNHLVQATQRKFHTDLRDVQEQFTDKKNPLH; from the coding sequence ATGCATATCGGCTTTATTGGCACTGGAAGCATGGGGGGCATGTTGCTAGAGGCTTTTATTGAATCAGGTGCTATAGCACCCAATCAGATCATCGCTTCCAATCGTTCTCCTCAGAAGCTCGCTGTTCTCATGCAAAAACATTCTGGTCTGCATACCGGAACGAACATTCATGTAGCTCAGAAAGCAGACATTATTTTTCTTTGCGTTAAGCCTCTTGAATACCGGACTGTCCTTGATGAAATTGGGGCATACCTGACTCCTCAAAAGCTGGTTCTATCAATTACGAGCTCAATCGGTGTTAAACGATTAGAAGCGTATAGCCCAGCTAAAATCGCTCGTATTATTCCAAGCATTACAAACACAGCACATTCCGGAGCTTCCCTTGTTACATTCGGCTCTCGCCTGACACCAGCAGACAGAATGACCCTCCTGAAGCTAATCACTGCAATCAGTACACCGATTGAGATTGAGGAGGAACACACGCGCATTTCTTCGGATATCACAAGCTGCGGACCTGCTTTTTTTAGTTTTCTTATGCAGCGCTATATCGATTGTGCCGTAGAAGAAACCGGAATTTTGGAGGAGCAGGCGACTGAGATGATGACGGCGATGGTTATTGGCATGGGTCGTCTGCTCGAAGACGGACGCTACTCGTTGCCATCCTTACAGGCCAAAGTGTGTGTACCTGGCGGTGTGACCGGCATCGGTCTAAATGTGCTGGATAAGGAAACAAAAGACACATTCAATCATCTCGTGCAGGCCACCCAGCGCAAATTCCACACAGATTTACGTGACGTACAGGAACAGTTTACTGACAAAAAAAATCCCCTCCACTAA
- the leuS gene encoding leucine--tRNA ligase, translating into MSAYKPHEIEEKWQQYWNETGANVTNEDDSKPKFYCLEQFPYPSGRLHMGHVRVYSIGDVVARYKRMSGYQVLHPMGWDAFGMPAENAAIKLGAQPAKWTYENIDFMRNQQKKLGVSYDWDREFATCSPDYYKMTQQLFLLFYERGLAYRKNGAVNWCPNDQTVLANEQVEEGCCWRCGTEVVKLDLEQWYFKITDYADRLLEDLDQLQGWPDKVKTMQRNWIGKSTGAEVTFEVPEINELLTVFTTRPDTLYGVTFMVLAPEHPAVRKLIAGKDNEQEVTDFIERIRKESDITRTAADAPKEGMFTGAYARHPLTGKDVPIWIANYVLMDYGTGAVMAVPAHDTRDFSFARQYDLPIVRVIAPAGEDVDVSAEMEEAFTEDSVLVQSAEFDGMPNREALVKIADSLKEKGIGGSTVSYRLRDWLVSRQRYWGAPIPIIYCDTCGTVPVPKDQLPVLLPEDVVIDGASNPLAKSEEFVNTTCPCCGGAARRETDTMDTFIDSSWYYLRFTDSKNDEIPFEAAKANKWLQVDEYIGGIEHAILHLLYSRFFTKVLHDAGMVNFTEPFKSLLTQGMVLRDGAKMSKSKGNVVSPDEIIQKYGADTGRLFILFAAPPDRDLEWSDSGVEGSFRFLNRVWRVVETNAELVASHPTVNMSDSDAKELNRTLHATIKKVGDDIGERRQFNTAISSIMELVNKIYAYPETADRGMFAHAIETTIKLLAPFAPHIAEEMWRMIGHEDSVHHQAWPTFDASALVLDEIEIVLQINGKVRDKMIIPASATKQDMEALVNENDKIKELIAGKTVRKVIAVPGKLVNIVVG; encoded by the coding sequence ATGTCAGCTTACAAGCCGCATGAGATTGAAGAGAAGTGGCAGCAGTACTGGAATGAAACAGGGGCCAACGTAACAAATGAAGACGATAGTAAACCAAAATTTTACTGCCTTGAGCAGTTTCCGTATCCGTCCGGTCGCCTGCATATGGGGCATGTGCGCGTATACTCGATTGGGGATGTTGTAGCTCGCTATAAGCGCATGAGTGGGTATCAGGTACTTCATCCAATGGGTTGGGATGCCTTCGGGATGCCAGCAGAGAACGCAGCCATTAAGCTTGGTGCACAACCGGCAAAGTGGACGTATGAAAACATTGATTTCATGCGTAATCAACAGAAAAAACTTGGTGTGAGCTATGACTGGGATCGCGAATTTGCGACCTGCTCACCGGATTACTATAAAATGACACAGCAGCTTTTCTTGCTGTTCTATGAACGCGGTCTTGCTTATCGCAAAAATGGTGCCGTAAACTGGTGCCCGAATGACCAGACTGTACTTGCGAATGAGCAAGTAGAAGAGGGCTGCTGCTGGCGCTGCGGCACGGAAGTGGTGAAGCTTGATCTTGAACAGTGGTATTTCAAGATTACAGATTACGCCGACCGTCTGCTTGAAGATCTGGATCAGCTGCAAGGCTGGCCGGATAAAGTTAAAACGATGCAGCGTAACTGGATCGGCAAGAGCACGGGGGCTGAAGTCACGTTTGAAGTGCCGGAAATTAATGAATTGTTGACGGTATTTACAACGCGTCCTGATACGCTGTACGGTGTTACATTCATGGTCCTTGCACCGGAGCATCCAGCTGTGCGCAAGTTAATTGCGGGTAAAGACAATGAGCAAGAAGTTACTGACTTCATTGAGCGTATTCGTAAAGAATCAGACATTACTCGTACAGCGGCCGATGCGCCGAAGGAAGGGATGTTCACAGGAGCGTACGCTCGTCATCCGCTGACTGGTAAAGATGTACCGATCTGGATTGCCAACTATGTCCTGATGGACTACGGTACAGGTGCAGTTATGGCTGTTCCGGCACATGATACACGTGACTTCTCATTTGCGCGTCAATATGACCTGCCGATTGTACGTGTTATCGCACCAGCTGGAGAAGATGTAGATGTGTCTGCTGAGATGGAAGAAGCATTCACCGAAGATAGTGTGCTCGTGCAGTCTGCAGAGTTTGATGGTATGCCAAACCGGGAAGCGCTTGTAAAAATTGCCGACAGTCTGAAAGAAAAAGGCATTGGCGGTTCTACCGTTTCATATCGCCTGCGTGACTGGCTTGTATCTCGTCAGCGCTACTGGGGGGCACCAATCCCGATTATTTACTGTGATACATGCGGCACCGTTCCAGTTCCAAAGGATCAACTGCCAGTTCTGCTTCCAGAAGATGTTGTGATCGACGGGGCAAGCAATCCGCTGGCTAAGTCAGAGGAATTCGTGAACACTACATGCCCGTGCTGCGGTGGTGCGGCACGCCGTGAAACAGACACGATGGATACGTTCATTGATTCGTCCTGGTATTATTTGCGGTTTACTGATTCGAAAAACGATGAGATTCCGTTTGAAGCGGCAAAAGCAAATAAATGGCTGCAGGTTGACGAATATATTGGCGGGATTGAGCATGCGATTCTGCACCTGCTGTACTCCCGTTTCTTCACGAAAGTACTGCATGATGCAGGCATGGTTAACTTTACCGAACCGTTCAAGAGCCTGCTGACGCAGGGCATGGTTCTTAGGGACGGCGCAAAAATGTCGAAATCCAAAGGCAACGTTGTGAGCCCGGATGAGATCATTCAGAAATATGGGGCGGATACGGGACGTCTATTCATCCTGTTCGCAGCTCCACCGGATCGTGACCTAGAGTGGAGCGATTCTGGTGTAGAAGGCAGCTTCCGTTTCTTAAACCGCGTCTGGCGGGTAGTAGAGACAAATGCAGAGCTTGTAGCGAGCCATCCAACTGTGAATATGTCTGACAGCGATGCAAAAGAATTAAATCGTACGCTGCATGCGACAATCAAAAAAGTAGGCGACGACATCGGTGAACGCCGTCAGTTCAACACAGCGATCAGCTCGATCATGGAGCTTGTTAATAAAATTTATGCGTATCCGGAAACAGCAGACCGCGGCATGTTCGCTCATGCGATTGAAACAACAATCAAGCTGCTTGCGCCGTTCGCACCGCACATCGCTGAAGAAATGTGGCGAATGATCGGACACGAAGACAGCGTGCATCATCAGGCATGGCCGACATTTGATGCATCGGCGCTTGTGCTTGACGAAATCGAGATCGTACTGCAAATCAACGGCAAAGTGCGCGACAAAATGATCATTCCGGCAAGCGCGACAAAACAGGACATGGAAGCGCTCGTGAATGAAAATGACAAAATCAAGGAATTGATTGCAGGTAAGACCGTGCGTAAGGTCATTGCGGTACCGGGCAAACTTGTTAATATTGTTGTTGGATAA